One genomic window of Phalacrocorax aristotelis chromosome 21, bGulAri2.1, whole genome shotgun sequence includes the following:
- the LOC142067364 gene encoding SUN domain-containing protein 5-like produces MREARPYPEDHAQCRPDPNPCVEVELVTVPSTSAPCSATQGPAKWRNKATGIARAVLSLAWHPAGALVSLWRHLLSTRIFARQKMGPQSKRFLKVFFLWLPVALAGAYCATSLPVWTTQAKGLIEELTRVSSANLKMLWNLPVLAAEETQKTRFLLEEVARLRAQIRSLKEAQEVNQAASKKALGAYVEMSDWALESSGATIDRQRTSETYDCQENWGCRVLWFFRAAKPPETILQADVSPGNCWPFQGHQGQVVIRLPARVHLTAVTVQHISKDVSPSGTVISAPRDVAVFGVDADGEEETLLGTFTYNVAKEAIQTFPLKNAPLPRAFPSIKLLVKSNWGNPAYTCIYRVQVHGKMAQPESPR; encoded by the exons gaACCCGTGCGTGGAGGTGGAGCTGGTGACGGTCCCTTCCACCTcggctccctgctctgccacgcAAGGGCCTGCCAAGTGGCGCAACAAGGCCACAGGAATTGCAA GGGCGGTCCTCAGCCTGGCTTGGCATCCGGCAGGTGCCCTTGTCTCCCTGTGGAGACATCTGCTGAGCACACGCATCTTTGCCAG GCAAAAGATGGGCCCGCAGAGCAAGAGGTTCCTGAAAGTCTTCTTCCTGTGGCTCCCAGTGGCTCTGG CTGGTGCTTACTGCGCGACCTCGCTGCCGGTGTGGACAACGCAGGCAAAGGGACTGATAGAG gAGCTGACACGTGTGTCGTCGGCAAACCTGAAGATGCTGTG GAACTTGCCCGTTTTGGCGGCGGAGGAAACCCAAAAGACACgctttctgctggaggaggtggctcGGCTGAGGGCACAGATCCGCAGTTTGAAG GAAGCTCAGGAAGTGAACCAGGCAGCGTCCAAGAAGGCTTTGGGTGCCTACGTCGAGATGTCTGACTGGGCCCTGGAAAGCTCTG GTGCCACCATTGACAGGCAGAGAACTTCCGAGACCTATGACTGCCAAGAGAATTGGGGCTGCAGGGTTTTATGGTTCTTCCGCGCTGCCAAGCCTCCTGAGACTATTTTGCAG GCGGATGTTTCCCCAGGAAACTGCTGGCCTTTCCAAGGGCATCAGGGCCAGGTGGTCATCAGGTTGCCAGCACGAGTCCATCTGACTGCCGTCACTGTGCAGCACATCTCCAAAGACGTGTCTCCATCTGGGACCGTCATCAGTGCCCCCAGAGACGTCGCTGTCTTT GGAGTGGATGCGGACGGAGAAGAGGAAACTCTCCTTGGGACGTTCACGTACAACGTGGCAAAAGAGGCTATTCAGACCTTCCCTCTGAAG AACGCGCCGCTTCCCAGAGCCTTTCCGTCTATCAAACTTCTTGTGAAGAGCAACTGGGGAAACCCAGCGTACACCTGCATTTATCGAGTGCAGGTTCATGGGAAGATGGCACAACCGGAAAGCCCCAGGtga
- the LOC142067105 gene encoding sperm-associated antigen 4 protein-like, translated as MREARPYPEDHAQCRPDPNPCVEVELVTVPSTSAPCSATQGPAKWRNKATGIARAVLSLAWHPAGALVSLWRHLLSTCVFARQKMGPQSKRFLKVFFLWLPVALAGAYCATSLPVWTTQAKGLIEELTSVSSANLKMLWNLPVLAAEETQKTRFLLEEVARLRAQIRSLKEAQEVNQAASKKALGAYVEMSDWALESSGATIDRQRTSETYDCQENWGCRVLWFFRAAKPPETILQADVSPGNCWPFQGHQGQVVIRLPARVHLTAVTVQHISKDVSPSGTVISAPRDVAVFGVDADGEEETLLGTFTYNVAKEAIQTFPLKNAPLPRAFPSIKLLVKSNWGNPAYTCIYRVQVHGKMAQPESPR; from the exons ATGAGGGAAGCCCGTCCCTACCCAGAGGATCACGCCCAATGCCGCCCTGACCC gaACCCGTGCGTGGAGGTGGAGCTGGTGACGGTCCCTTCCACCTcggctccctgctctgccacgcAAGGGCCTGCCAAGTGGCGCAACAAGGCCACAGGAATTGCAA GGGCGGTCCTCAGCCTGGCTTGGCATCCGGCAGGTGCCCTTGTCTCCCTGTGGAGACATCTGCTGAGCACATGCGTCTTTGCCAG GCAAAAGATGGGCCCGCAGAGCAAGAGGTTCCTGAAAGTCTTCTTCCTGTGGCTCCCAGTGGCTCTGG CTGGTGCTTACTGCGCGACCTCGCTGCCGGTGTGGACAACGCAGGCAAAGGGACTGATAGAG gAGCTGACAAGCGTGTCGTCGGCAAACCTGAAGATGCTGTG GAACTTGCCCGTTTTGGCGGCGGAGGAAACCCAAAAGACACgctttctgctggaggaggtggctcGGCTGAGGGCACAGATCCGCAGTTTGAAG GAAGCTCAGGAAGTGAACCAGGCAGCGTCCAAGAAGGCTTTGGGTGCCTACGTCGAGATGTCTGACTGGGCCCTGGAAAGCTCTG GTGCCACCATTGACAGGCAGAGAACTTCCGAGACCTACGACTGCCAAGAGAATTGGGGCTGCAGGGTTTTATGGTTCTTCCGCGCTGCCAAGCCTCCTGAGACTATTTTGCAG GCGGATGTTTCCCCAGGAAACTGCTGGCCTTTCCAAGGGCATCAGGGCCAGGTGGTCATCAGGTTGCCAGCACGAGTCCATCTGACTGCCGTCACTGTGCAGCACATCTCCAAAGACGTGTCTCCATCTGGGACCGTCATCAGTGCTCCCAGAGACGTCGCTGTCTTT GGAGTGGATGCGGACGGAGAAGAGGAAACTCTCCTTGGGACGTTCACGTACAACGTGGCAAAAGAGGCTATTCAGACCTTCCCTCTGAAG AACGCGCCGCTTCCCAGAGCCTTTCCGTCTATCAAACTTCTTGTGAAGAGCAACTGGGGAAACCCAGCGTACACCTGCATTTATCGAGTGCAGGTTCATGGGAAGATGGCGCAACCGGAAAGCCCCAGGtga